From the Paenibacillus sp. R14(2021) genome, the window GTGGCACGCAAAACCGAGCTCGATACGATTTATTTCCTGCGCGACAAGAAGGAGGGCTAATCGGTGGAAACGTTAGCATACCCCGGCGTTCAAGAAACGCTGTACCGTGAAATCATGCCCAATGGCCTCGAGGTCGTCGTCCTTCCGAAGGAAGGCTTCAGCAAGACGTATGCGACCTTCGCAACGAAATACGGGTCGATCGATAATCGTTTCGCTGTTGGCAATCAACCGCCGATTTCCGTGCCTGACGGCATTGCGCATTTTTTGGAGCATAAGATGTTCGAAGAGCCGACAGGCGATATTTTTGCAACATTTGCATCGCAAGGCGCGTCTGCTAATGCGTTCACTAGTTTTGACCGTACCGTCTACTTATTCTCGGCCACGGAGCAGATCGATGCGAACTTGACTACCTTGATCGATTTTGTCCAGAATCCCTATTTCACAGATGAGAACGTGGAGAAGGAGAAAGGCATCATCGAGCAGGAAATCAACATGTACCGTGACAATGCCGATTGGCGCGTTTACTTTGGGTTGATCGATGCGCTGTACCATCATCATCCGATACATATCGATATTGCCGGGACCGTCGCGTCGATCCGCCAAATCGATAAAGAGACGCTATACCGCTGTTATGAAACGTTTTATCACCCGTCGAACATGTTCCTATTCGTAGTGGGCGGCGTTCAACCGGAAGCAGTCTTGAAGCTGGTCAGGGATAATCAAGCAGGCAAGTCGTTTCAGCCGCAGGGCGAAATTTCCCGTTTCTTCGAGAAAGAACCGGCTTCGGTCAAGATCCCTCGGAAAACGGCTGCACTTCCCGTTTCTATGCCGAAGTGCATGATCGGATTCAAAGAGAGCCGGACGCCGCTTCAACCGAATGAGCTGCTTCGCACGGAGCTGACGACCAAATTAATGCTGGAATCGCTGCTTGGCTCCAGCTCGCCGATTTATCATGCGCTGTATGATGATGATTTGATTACCGATTCGTTCGGTCATGAGTATAACAGCAGCGAAGATTATGCTTTCTCCGTCGTCGGGGGCGAGACGCGTGATCCGGATGAGCTGCTTCGCAGACTGCGGGACGCGATTGAGCATGCCCAAAAAAACGGATTGAATCAAGAAACGTTCGAGCGCACGAAGCGCAAGAAAATCGGCGGTTATCTCCGGATGCTTAATTCCCCTGAGGCGATTGCCGGTGAGTTCACACGCTACCGATTCCGCGGCGCTGACTTGTTTAAGCTGCTTCCGGTTTATGAAGAAATTACGCTCGAGGAAGCGAATGAGCGTCTTCGGAGTCATTTTGACTGGGATCGCATGGCTGTTTCCATCGTGTCGAAGGACGCGAATTGAAAACGTTCAAAGAAATGACGGTTCTCGTGACTGGGGGAAGCCGCGGAATCGGAGCGGCTATAGCGCGCCGATTCGCTGCGGAAAGCATGAATGTCGTCATTCACTATAATCAAGCGCACGAAGCTGCGAACGAAACCGCTCGCAGCTGTTTGCGGCTTGGTGCGGCTGATGTTTTTACCGTGTCAGCTGATGTCCGTTCCAGAGACCAGCTCATCCGTATGCGTGAGAAGCTCGAGCAGCGCGGTATGGTACCTGACATTGTGGTGAATAATGCAGGCATCGCGCATTACAGCATGCTTGCCGATGTGACGGACGAAACATGGGATGAGGTTATGGACATTAACTTAAAGGGAATGTTCCTATGTACACAGCTCTTTATGCCTGCTATGATTTCACAGCGGTTTGGCCGCATTATTAACGTATCGTCCATATGGGGATTATCCGGTGCTTCCTGCGAGGTTCTGTACTCAACCAGCAAGGGCGGCATGAACGCGTTCACCAAGGCGTTGGCGAAGGAGCTGGCGCCTTCCGGCGTAACCGTTAATGCCGTTGCTCCGGGAGCCGTCGATACCGTCATGTTGGACAACCTGGATGCAGCTGAGAAGAGCGCGTTGGAATCCGAAATACCCGTTGGCCGCTTCGCACAGCCGGAAGAAATTGCATCGCTTGTCTACTTTCTGGCATTGCCGGAGTCCGCATATATAACCGGGCAAATCATTAGCCCGAATGGCGGATGGTTGACCTGACACAGATTGCATACGTGGCTGCTGCTCCATATGCTGCGATTTGAATTTGTTGGCAGATCGTACGGGTTCGCATAAGATTTCGCCTTTGCGTCAACAATACGGTTGTTGTTGCTGATCAACAGCCAACACCGCAAAGGAGGAACAGCACCAATGTCAACTGTCCTTACTAACTTCGGCACTTGGAAAGAATTTTTGTCGGATCGTGTACAACAAGCGAAAAGTATGGGTTTGAACGAGGATACGATTGCAAACCTCGCCTTTGAGATCGGCTCCTTCCTCGACGAGAGGGTAGATCCCAAAAACGAAGAGCAGCGTACGCTCAAGGAACTATGGGATGCCGGCGATGAATTTGAACGAAAAGCGCTTGCCGGCCTGATGGTCAAGCTTGTACAAAAATCGTAAACTGTCCACGAGAAAAGCCTCCAATTGCGGAGGCTTTTCTGTAATGTTCGAAGAATGTTGCAGGATTTTGACGGATATTGTAGAATAAACTTTTTAATGCCTAATCGCATCTGATATTCGAGTTTCAAACATTCTTATATTCCTCAGACAGAGGTGTCATCATATGGAATTCAAACAATGGTACATGGAATACAAAATACATAAGAACCGTCCCGGCTTGCTAGGCGATATCGCTTCTTTGCTCGGTATGCTTGAAGTGAATATTTTAACGATTAACGGCGTTGAGAACCGGACGCGCGGCATGCTGCTTCAAACGAATGACGATGAGAAAATT encodes:
- the yfmH gene encoding EF-P 5-aminopentanol modification-associated protein YfmH; amino-acid sequence: METLAYPGVQETLYREIMPNGLEVVVLPKEGFSKTYATFATKYGSIDNRFAVGNQPPISVPDGIAHFLEHKMFEEPTGDIFATFASQGASANAFTSFDRTVYLFSATEQIDANLTTLIDFVQNPYFTDENVEKEKGIIEQEINMYRDNADWRVYFGLIDALYHHHPIHIDIAGTVASIRQIDKETLYRCYETFYHPSNMFLFVVGGVQPEAVLKLVRDNQAGKSFQPQGEISRFFEKEPASVKIPRKTAALPVSMPKCMIGFKESRTPLQPNELLRTELTTKLMLESLLGSSSPIYHALYDDDLITDSFGHEYNSSEDYAFSVVGGETRDPDELLRRLRDAIEHAQKNGLNQETFERTKRKKIGGYLRMLNSPEAIAGEFTRYRFRGADLFKLLPVYEEITLEEANERLRSHFDWDRMAVSIVSKDAN
- the ymfI gene encoding elongation factor P 5-aminopentanone reductase: MTVLVTGGSRGIGAAIARRFAAESMNVVIHYNQAHEAANETARSCLRLGAADVFTVSADVRSRDQLIRMREKLEQRGMVPDIVVNNAGIAHYSMLADVTDETWDEVMDINLKGMFLCTQLFMPAMISQRFGRIINVSSIWGLSGASCEVLYSTSKGGMNAFTKALAKELAPSGVTVNAVAPGAVDTVMLDNLDAAEKSALESEIPVGRFAQPEEIASLVYFLALPESAYITGQIISPNGGWLT
- a CDS encoding DUF3243 domain-containing protein, whose product is MSTVLTNFGTWKEFLSDRVQQAKSMGLNEDTIANLAFEIGSFLDERVDPKNEEQRTLKELWDAGDEFERKALAGLMVKLVQKS